The Gossypium hirsutum isolate 1008001.06 chromosome D06, Gossypium_hirsutum_v2.1, whole genome shotgun sequence genome contains the following window.
caactcaaataagtaattcgagtttcgagtttGAGTCAAGTTGAATTCTACAATtcgaaaattttgaataattcgaataacaaattGTTGTAAATACCCTTTAGTttctgttaattttgaaaatgaacaaatttatctttcttttaacaaaaattacaaaaaaaatttaaaatatttataaaaattctaaaattcatattttttaaaaagttataattttttaatctaaagaatatataaaaaaaattaaaaattttctaaaataataattttgggacctaaaagttaatagttattcaagtttatcatactaaaatattattattattattttgctttgaaaaagttttcaaatatatatggtttcaaatttttgtgcttaattagttatattgtaataagattttaatttgacatgtttgattttttaatttaactccaacaatttactcaaatcaaaattcatttcactcgattcgattcgaaaaaatttcaaatcaaattagaatgataaaatatgattcgtcaactcgattaactcaaaattttttcactcgattcgattcgaaaaaatttcattCGAACACTCACCCCTATTCAAACTAAAAATATTGATAAACAGAGTATTTTAGGTGGAACTAGTTTTTTCAAATCGACTTTTTAAGAcaaaccaaaaaacaaaaaattctaatttttgtcTTTCTAAAATTCAGGATgacaaattataaatttatccTTCATTTATATTAACTATAAAAGGTAAATATGatctatatttttaaattaaaatttacaaataattttattaactattaaaaacacatttaaaaaggtatatttcatttattacaaTATTAACAATGAGTTagcataaattattttattatatttgtacTATAAtcttaattgaatatttgttaatattaaaataataataatttgacatCATGGTAATAATAACATATGGAAATAAATATAGTTTCAGGGTCCTGgtcccctaaaatggaaaattacaaTTCTAGTCttttataaatgattaaattataaattaatacaagataaaatttatgcttcatccccaaaaaaaaagaaaaaaaaattattaagtcttttcaaaaaataatgaaatcattaattaatacatgattaattttatattttgacattttaaaaatttataattcaactttagGGAAATTTACAGAAAAaagcctttttttaaaaaaaattaccgaaatgggcacattatttaattatttaccagaATTTTCCATTTTCTagaaaatcgcgtccacgtaagcATGATGTCAGGGGACGCGCCAGGAAATCGCgaccacgtcagcgcgatttgctgacatggcaacaaatcgcgccctctaggacgcgatttACTGCCACGTCATCAAATAAcgctgacgtggccgcgacttgccccgcgcgtgaacagtgctgcccccccaacggtaaaaaaaaactataaatacccccacatctttttttttcacaaactaatcctctctcaaatttcctctcaatttccttcaaaaattctcttaaattcatatttaatttcaattttctcTCAAGTTCCTATTAAGTTTCTCTTAactccctttttttaaaataatttaaaattttttttaaaatttttttaaaccgtAAAAAATTGTACGATTTCAtcaatggccggagaattgactcgtcttgataagcatcacatatcggtggaacaaatgaaaatggtaagtattaaatttaatttttaaatattatttaagaatttttatttatgcatttttagataattattaattttttatttgttataaaagtctgtagatcagGTATTAGAATGCAATattcggaatatgcatgctccttcatcaccgttggtagagaactacctgcgggaagcgggtttttggtacgtggcgacggtaggccggggatgcaaggtggacccgaaactaatcagtgcgttgatcaagaggtggagacccgagacacacacattccatcttccatgtggagagtgcactatcattCTAGAAGATGTTagtctgcaattgggattgctgGTGGACGGgaacccagtcaccgggtctgcccaatctagcgattggggggcggtgtgctacgagcttttgggcgctattccggagaaaatggagggaggtaaggtcgagatgggctggttacgtgacacattccctgatccggatgaagattcaaccgaaattgaaagaatccgatatgctcgggcatacattcttcaattaactggaggttatctgatgcccgacacgtcagggagccgcgtacatctaagatggctacTGAAACTctttgattttagagcagccggtgaattgagttgggggtctgtCATCTTGGCAACGTTATAttgggagatgtgcggggcgatgTGACCGAAgagagcaaaaatcggaggttgcctgtcactactgcagtcgtgggcacggtttcgcttttcATTTCTACGTcatcgagtggaccacccatatacattcccactcataacgaggtaaattttatattagattttacaaatattatgtaaattttaaaaaataaaagtatgctaaaaaattatttaattaggtggaaccatctggcaagtcatgctcgattaccgtcctctcttgaagatatacagcttctattggaccaacggtcggaagaACAAGGaagttttcaataaaataaatattttcatacattcgctagtcgattgatatttagtatttagtatttaatattatgtGTAATAGGGCCCAATCGACCCAGgtccaaacaaaattaaaaaacagTCCAACAATTACTGGCCCAAAACTAACCTAAGCCCAAACAACTAAACCAGACCCCAAAACACCCAAACCCTAGCCGCATGTCCAGCGCCGCAAGCCCCATCAGCCCCTGCACGTTGTGCCCCACGCCCGATCGCCGCACGTTTCGGCCTCCACTCGCGCCAAACTCTCCACACACCTGTAAACACGGACTCAAAAGAGTCCAAATGAGAGGAAACAACAAAGGATagcatttttatttgatttttcggCTATATATAAGACCAATATTTTTGTAAAGAGGGGGAGATTCAAAggcaaatagaaaaaaatttcttttcgAAATACAAAGGCTTTTTTCTCTCTGTTTTACCTCATTGAAGattatcattcttttatttctcatttatacatatatatattattttcttttttatatttattttttcgcttaaaatataaaaaaggggaaaaagggAAACTTACCTTTCGCCAAAGTCGCCGGATCGTTGCCATCTCCGTCGCGGTCGGAGTGTTGGCACAGGCGAACGGCGGCGCGAGGACGCTAGGGATTAAACCCTAGCAGAGTACCAGagaagcattttttttctttttttccttttattcggTTGTAAATGATTTTGGAAggaaaaatttgttttaaataacgttcaaaacggcgtcgttttaccCAGGtatgacccgcgcggtgacccgacctaaaggggaggatccgcgcgttcttACTTTTGATGGTCTATTTGCGCATTCGGCCCCTCCAATTTGCATCGCgttttaattaaacttattttttttcaaaattgggctgcatatttgatttttgtttcaattgGGTCCCTCGTTGCGCAGCGTTTTGGAAGGACAggataatttcccttttggtcctccgCTGTTACGCGCGCATTGCAATTTAATCTTTCATTTCGTTTTAATTGCAtttattgcttttcttttttttacaattcgttttttattattaccattattatcatattatttattatcattattactattattatttctatattcACATGCATGGttcttatataatatatatgttttttttatatatagtatgcATGCATagtttctttaaatatatatataggcacATTTCTTATAGTATacgtatattttatatattttattcacatgttttatttctattttatttcttaatttctgtatatatatatacttttatatttttagtctcaaatattttttttacttttgtaaataCATATGCACATGTAGTTTATTATTAAAGTATTTATATCATAttgtacattaatttttttaacatacattttttgaaaatatagttTGGTTTTAACCATAcatcaaagttattttcttgattcaaaggtttttttctgaataaaagcaatattcgaagtttgggattttcaggggaaattgagccctaacgtattgggttctgattttctttgttaatcttaaataaccgaggatattctttattcaaaatgcatgagtataaaaatcatttttgggaacttaacttgttgtgtcttaacgcattgggtgtggcatgttactttctcaaattgaagattttcacataaaataaaagtgatattcaaagttcggggattatgaggaattgtaccctaacgtattgggactcgatttctttacatggcttgaacaattgattatcctttttcaaatttcatcatttgagttgattttaaaatctttttagccttcaacactaagacattaaatgatcaatttggtaccgattttgggcgttacgagggtgctaacccttcctcgtgcataactgactcccgaactcgttttcttaaaattcgtagaccaaaataatttttaaggtgagccgatcacaccttaataaaggatcggtggcgactccaactttatttttaaagtcgacaattgaaatttttgtttttcaaaaaaacggtttcgacagcttggcaactccgctggggactttgagagtcgagccataaactgATTGTATTTGTCTTTGTGTCGAAAACCAAAGGTTTTTAGAaactttgcatttgcattttgcattgtaccctttaagtgggagcaaaaaactagtccttcgtgaggttttcacctccgtgcagggtagtggaccgcttcagggatacatccgtacttatgtcttcgtgagattttcatctccgtgcagccatagggaaatgtatccccctaaactgaactcgatccatatgagcctataatgggtgaggatcaaggaatctgctggttcgggtacccttactctagaaactaaacctcatatagtgagctTTAGGATGGTGTTTTAGAAGAAAGATGGATTGTaattcttcagaatcttcaaAAGGAGAACATCGAGTGAAGAGCTCCTTGGATGCTACCAGATGAGATCTTGTATAGGTGTGGAGATTTCGATTAGGTCCCTctacttgggatttggggagctaTCAGCTATGCACCGTTACTGGTATTGAGACAGTATAGATCAAGGGAATTCGTACCTACAACCCAAGGATTAGCTCAAAGTGAATTCTCGTATAAGTATGATggttacaagaagaaggttcaaGAAATGACAAATGCTTGGAGGCAGACTCGACGAATGAAGAGATTGGCAGTAGGTCCATCGACGACTCCTGAATATATCAAGTGGCTAGGTAGGAGGGTCAATGATAATATACCTGCACCAAGTCAATGAAACAATCAATTAGTAGAAAAGCATGTACATGTGGTCCCTTCTGAGCTAGAAATTATAAACCaggattttgaaagaagaaaCTCAGAGCTTGAAAGGAAGATAGAGCAAATAGAAGAGGAGAAGATGAATTTAAAGTTGGACATAGATGTTCAGAAGTTGGAAACCGAAGGCCTGAGAAAAGAAAAGTGCAAAGCCGATAAAGATTTGAATAGCTTGAAGACAGATTATAAGAGGCTACGTATGTCAGTGAGAACTGCTGGGTTGGGAAAAACCTCAGAGCAGTGGCGTCAAGAAGTTCAAGAAGAAATGGTCAAGGTTGATAAGTGGGAAAAAAGATTTCAGGAGGCTCAAAAGCAAAATAAGTCCTTTGAGAGGAGTTTGTCAGAAAGCcagaatgaaaagaatgaattaaaAGCTAGGGTGGCCGAACTGGAGGAAACTATTCATCAATATCGAAATCGCAATGTTGTGATGGAGTTGCAAGCAAGCTTGAGCAGGATCGAGCAGATGAAGAGATCAGTAGAAGAGTTAGAGATGGCATTACAGAATTATGAAGCCAGGATTGAACATCTGGAAGCAAATGAAGATCATCAAAGTGAACAGCTTCACTATCTCCAGGATTAAGTTGCAAGAAGAGATCACATTATGGGAGAAGCTGTGGTACAGATTCAAGGGGTAGCGGAGCACCTGCAGACTTTAGCAATACAAGCTGAAATACTAAGTGTGAAGTACGAATCAGAATCAGATCAGGGGTAGAATTTGGCATCATTACTTAGGGAGATTAAAGTTCTAAGTGTTAGGGCAAAGCCCTATTTATAGCCATTGCATACAAAGAAATTTTttctctagtaaagttttctgaatggaattgaattataattaacgccttttttgcattcatctcatgcatcgcatcatatgcattagcaCCGCATTATATGCAATAAAGATCTTTATTTAATCCTAATAAGTCAAAATCACTGCTCAGTTAACCTgtaaaccaaccaaccaacccaaCACCGATACGGCACTCGAGCAAAGACAAAAGATATGGATCAGAGATTGGAAAAACTCGAACAGTGTCAGAAGGAGATGCAAGACCGACTTCAACTACAGGTGCAGGAGCGGTTAGATAAGATGAAACAAGAGATATCTGAGAAGATGCGAGAATCCCAAGAAGATATAGTGGCAAAGTTAACCCAACTGATAACTAGGggaactgataaaggaaagggcccCATGGCAAATGTCGATGAGGGAAATGATGATGAACCTCTCTATCTTCCAGGTTTCACCCCTCCACATATGCGAACTCGAGCTGAATACCCGCGTAAATCTACTATCACCATTATGACGCAGCAGTTTTGGGCTGGTGTTTCGAGCTTTCAAGCTGGACCGGGATCTAACCCCGAAAATAATCCTATTAACTCTGTCATTCCTGACTTTGATGAAGTGGTTGAGAAGGAAAGAGTGAAGGAGGAGTTACCAAAACAGTTAGAGGAAATATGCAAGTGGCTCGAGGAGAAGTTCAAGGCAATGGAGGTTGCTGAAAGTTATCGAGGCACTAATGCCAAAGAGCTGAGCTTAGTTCTGGACTTGGTGCTCCCTCATAAGTTTAAgatgccggagtttgaaaagtacaacgggacaaGTTGCCTAGAGgctcatatcactatgttctgcagaTGAATGGCGGGATATGTTAACAACGACCAACTCTTGATACATTGTTTCCAAGACAGCCTTGcaggggcagcatccaaatggtacaatcagttgagtcgtgccacgattggttcatggagggacttgGCACAATCGTTCATGAAACAATATAGTCATATGACAGACAtggctcctgatagaatcacccgtcaaaacatggagaagaagccgagtgaaagcttcaggcagtacgcacagagatggagggaggtcgcggtccaagttcagccaccgttCCTGGAAAAGGAAATGACCATGTTGTTCATTAACACCCTGAAGGCATCGttcattacacatatgttaggaagtgccacaaaaagcattcctgacatagtcatgaatggtgagatgattgagaatgccatcaGGAGTGGGAAGAACGATGCGGGAGAGAGTAACAGAAGATCGACCTTGAAGAGgaaggaaaatgaggtgaacaacgcGAGCATATACAGCAAGGGTTACTCGAAGTCAGTAACAGTGAGTCAGCCAGGAAAGGTGGCTGCCAATCAGCAAAGCTCGTCGAGACAAGAGGTCGGTACAAGGCGAAATAGTGAGAGGCCCCAATTCACTCTAATTCCTATGTCGTATAGGGAACTATACCGAAATTTATTTGACGCACACGTAGTTTCCCCTTTCTATCTGAAGCCCTTGCAACCCCCgtatcctaaatggtatgatgcgaatgcaCAGTGCGACTATCATGCGGGAACAAcagggcattccatagaaaactgTACGGCCTTTAAGAAGTTGGTAGAAAGGCTCATTGGTATGGGTGTCGTTAAATTTGATGACTCGACCAAGGCAGAAAACCCGTTACCAAACCACACTGATGATGGGGTAAATATGATGGGTGAAGACAGAAGAATCAAGGCAGACATTGCGAATGTGAAAACTCCTTTGAGATGGGTCTGGAAGGAGATGGTGAAAAAGGGACTAATCGTCTCAGAAGGAAGTTGTGAAAAGAGGGGGAACTACTATGAGTTCCACCATGAAATGGGGAATGAAATCCAAGAGTGTACGGAGTTCAGAGCCATGATACAAGGTATGATGGTTAATAGGGAGATGGAATTCTGTGAAGGAGTTCAAGAGGAGAATCATGTATGCGCGTCAGAGTTGGCATTGGGAGTTCCGAAGGCTAaccatcctgtggtcattatttCACGACCTCAGAACAGTGAGGTTGGGGCACGTATAACACCAAAAGTAATCATTCAAAAACCGGCTGTATTTGCATATAAGGATAACATGAGAGTTCCTTGGAATTATGATTATAATGTGACAATCTCGGGGAAGGAGGATATAATCAGTAAAGAGGATCAGGATGAAGGAAGGCACTACGAACAGATGGAAGCTCGAGAAGGGCCAATAAGAGAAGAAGCTTCGGTTGGA
Protein-coding sequences here:
- the LOC107899999 gene encoding myosin heavy chain-like encodes the protein MTNAWRQTRRMKRLAVGPSTTPEYIKWLEIINQDFERRNSELERKIEQIEEEKMNLKLDIDVQKLETEGLRKEKCKADKDLNSLKTDYKRLRMSVRTAGLGKTSEQWRQEVQEEMVKVDKWEKRFQEAQKQNKSFERSLSESQNEKNELKARVAELEETIHQYRNRNVVMELQASLSRIEQMKRSVEELEMALQNYEARIEHLEANEDHQSEQLHYLQD
- the LOC107899998 gene encoding uncharacterized protein; translation: MIENAIRSGKNDAGESNRRSTLKRKENEVNNASIYSKGYSKSVTVSQPGKVAANQQSSSRQEVGTRRNSERPQFTLIPMSYRELYRNLFDAHVVSPFYLKPLQPPYPKWYDANAQCDYHAGTTGHSIENCTAFKKLVERLIGMGVVKFDDSTKAENPLPNHTDDGVNMMGEDRRIKADIANVKTPLRWVWKEMVKKGLIVSEGSCEKRGNYYEFHHEMGNEIQECTEFRAMIQGMMVNREMEFCEGVQEENHVCASELALGVPKANHPVVIISRPQNSEVGARITPKVIIQKPAVFAYKDNMRVPWNYDYNVTISGKEDIISKEDQDEGRHYEQMEAREGPIREEASVGKRKNAVEPELLVNEVMKEEEAREFLKLLKHSEYSVVEQLHQQPARISVLALLLNSEGHRNALLKVLNETYVADDISVNKLDRLVGNISADNFISFSDDEIPPGGMRSTRALHITVRCKGCILPGVLVDNGSALNVLPLSTLNRPSVVVHI